The following are encoded in a window of Bradyrhizobium guangdongense genomic DNA:
- a CDS encoding efflux RND transporter periplasmic adaptor subunit — translation MTGIIITRRVKIAAAVVAVVAMGVVAATRFPGSSSKTQSYITAPVTISDLREEVLASGTLKPARLTAVGAQVSGRITALNVRVGDTVKSGDVIAQIDPVTKQNDLRNSEASLKNYRAQKAEKEAALVLAEANLARQQATLAQRATSRSDFDSADSTVRQTRAQIAALEALIVGAEASVETAKVNLDYTRITAPIDGTVLATVVQEGQTVNAVQSAPTIVVLGQLETMTVRAEISEADIVKVKPGQSLYFTILGDQDHRYEAHLEQIEPAPESIKNDASFSSTTTSSSSSSTSSSSSTSTAIYYIGVFTVPNKDLALRTYMTAEVHIITGEASRVKVIPALAVMRKSDGRSTVRTLAASGDVREREVKTGLNDRTIVEIKSGLDEGERVVTGEANEQTASHGMPGGPPGGP, via the coding sequence GTGACCGGGATCATCATCACACGGCGTGTGAAGATCGCCGCGGCCGTGGTCGCCGTCGTGGCGATGGGCGTGGTCGCGGCGACGCGCTTTCCGGGCAGCTCCAGCAAGACGCAGTCCTACATCACGGCGCCCGTCACCATCAGCGATCTGCGCGAGGAGGTGCTCGCCAGCGGCACGCTCAAGCCGGCGCGGCTGACCGCCGTCGGCGCGCAGGTGTCGGGCCGGATCACCGCGCTCAACGTTCGCGTCGGCGACACGGTCAAGTCCGGCGACGTGATCGCCCAGATCGATCCCGTCACCAAGCAGAACGATCTGCGCAACTCGGAAGCCTCGCTGAAGAACTATCGCGCGCAGAAGGCCGAGAAGGAGGCCGCGCTGGTGCTGGCCGAAGCCAACCTCGCGCGCCAGCAGGCCACGCTGGCCCAGCGCGCGACCTCGCGCAGCGACTTCGACAGCGCGGACTCGACCGTGCGACAGACCCGCGCCCAGATCGCGGCACTGGAGGCGCTGATCGTCGGCGCCGAGGCCAGCGTCGAAACAGCAAAGGTCAATCTCGACTACACCCGCATCACCGCGCCGATCGACGGCACGGTGCTTGCCACCGTGGTGCAGGAAGGTCAGACGGTCAACGCGGTGCAATCCGCGCCGACCATCGTCGTGCTCGGCCAGCTCGAGACGATGACGGTGCGGGCGGAGATTTCGGAGGCCGACATCGTCAAGGTCAAACCTGGGCAATCGCTCTACTTCACCATCCTCGGCGACCAGGACCATCGCTACGAGGCGCATCTGGAGCAGATCGAGCCGGCGCCGGAATCGATCAAGAACGATGCCAGCTTCTCCTCGACCACCACGTCGTCGTCCAGCTCCAGCACGAGCTCGTCGAGCTCGACTAGCACGGCCATCTACTACATCGGCGTCTTCACCGTCCCGAACAAGGATCTTGCGCTGCGGACCTACATGACCGCCGAGGTGCACATCATCACCGGCGAGGCGAGCCGCGTGAAAGTCATCCCGGCGCTGGCCGTGATGCGAAAATCCGACGGCCGCAGCACCGTGCGCACACTCGCCGCTTCCGGCGACGTCAGGGAGCGCGAGGTCAAGACCGGCCTCAACGATCGCACCATCGTGGAGATCAAGTCCGGACTCGACGAGGGCGAACGGGTCGTCACGGGCGAAGCGAACGAGCAGACCGCATCGCACGGCATGCCGGGCGGGCCGCCGGGAGGTCCCTGA
- a CDS encoding peptidoglycan-binding domain-containing protein, which produces MPRKSANDEAAPRRRGAKNGAKGGAKAAAVDVETERNLVMRVLLHSPKDTVAGLVAAAAVSAIVANALFLQTGRHPAPMFGTVINLPAPSSMSLTNTMPRPRPVGADTSPLEPKATEFRVEPKPAEKPPEKPAETTASTPRSGDPMTNLVIKSTTPTPPPSAAAVARPPALIPAQLSPAARRIAGVQRALSEYGYGNLKITGAMNGETQSTIQTFERQHKMPVTGQVSDRLLRELAAAIGHPVE; this is translated from the coding sequence GTGCCTAGAAAGTCCGCCAACGACGAAGCCGCTCCGCGCCGCCGTGGCGCCAAGAATGGTGCCAAGGGTGGCGCTAAGGCCGCGGCCGTGGATGTCGAGACCGAGCGCAATCTCGTGATGCGCGTGCTCCTGCACAGCCCCAAGGATACGGTGGCCGGCCTCGTCGCCGCCGCCGCCGTCAGCGCCATCGTTGCCAACGCGCTGTTCCTGCAGACCGGCCGGCATCCGGCGCCGATGTTCGGCACCGTGATCAACCTTCCCGCGCCGTCCTCCATGTCGCTGACGAATACCATGCCGCGCCCGCGGCCGGTCGGCGCCGATACGTCGCCGCTCGAGCCGAAGGCGACCGAGTTTCGCGTCGAGCCCAAACCGGCCGAGAAGCCGCCGGAGAAGCCCGCCGAGACGACCGCTTCTACGCCGCGCTCGGGCGATCCCATGACCAATCTGGTCATCAAGTCGACCACACCGACGCCGCCACCGTCGGCAGCGGCTGTTGCTCGGCCGCCGGCGCTGATCCCGGCGCAGCTAAGCCCGGCGGCGCGCCGGATCGCCGGCGTGCAGCGCGCGCTGTCCGAATATGGCTACGGCAATTTGAAGATCACCGGCGCGATGAACGGCGAGACCCAGTCGACGATCCAGACCTTCGAGCGCCAGCACAAGATGCCCGTCACCGGCCAGGTGTCGGACCGTTTGTTGCGCGAGCTTGCCGCCGCGATCGGCCACCCCGTCGAATAG
- a CDS encoding MBL fold metallo-hydrolase gives MKIHHLNTGTMCPMGRRLVNGTGGLFQRARMVCHCLLIETRDGLALVDTGIGLGDIATPDRLGKRWLRQTTPKLDPAETAVQQVKALGYSPADVRHVLLTHLDRDHAGGVPDFPHAAIHVHRAEHDMAVLRKPAPPEGRYVTGQWSHRPNWAFYGEAGEDWFGFKGVRALGDKEADILMIPLAGHTLGHCGIAVRSGEKWLLHAGDSYFHHAQLDASPRAPLVLGYFQRRADMDRNARIANQARLRELKLSHGDRVTIFNSHDPVDYENCRCGAHEGVRLPSSPP, from the coding sequence ATGAAAATCCACCACCTCAACACCGGGACGATGTGTCCGATGGGCCGACGGCTCGTGAACGGCACCGGCGGCCTGTTCCAACGGGCTCGCATGGTCTGCCATTGTCTGCTGATCGAGACCCGTGACGGCCTCGCCCTGGTCGATACCGGCATCGGCCTCGGCGATATCGCCACGCCGGACAGGCTGGGAAAACGATGGCTACGCCAGACCACGCCAAAACTCGATCCTGCCGAGACGGCCGTGCAACAGGTGAAGGCGCTCGGCTATTCGCCCGCCGACGTGCGCCACGTGCTGCTGACGCATCTCGACCGCGACCACGCCGGTGGCGTCCCCGACTTTCCGCACGCCGCGATCCACGTCCATCGCGCCGAACACGACATGGCCGTGCTGCGCAAGCCCGCGCCGCCCGAGGGGCGCTATGTCACGGGGCAATGGAGCCACCGGCCGAATTGGGCATTCTATGGCGAGGCCGGTGAGGACTGGTTCGGCTTCAAGGGCGTGCGCGCGCTCGGCGACAAGGAAGCCGACATCCTGATGATCCCGCTCGCCGGGCACACGCTCGGCCATTGCGGCATCGCGGTGCGCTCGGGCGAGAAGTGGCTGCTGCATGCCGGGGACAGCTATTTCCATCACGCCCAGCTCGATGCATCACCTCGCGCGCCGCTGGTGCTCGGTTATTTCCAGCGTCGTGCCGACATGGATCGCAACGCCCGCATCGCCAACCAGGCAAGGCTGCGTGAGCTGAAGCTCAGCCACGGCGATCGCGTGACGATCTTCAACAGCCATGATCCCGTGGACTACGAGAACTGCCGGTGCGGGGCGCATGAGGGCGTACGCCTTCCATCGTCGCCGCCGTAA
- a CDS encoding DUF1491 family protein yields the protein MRLKSNIWVAAYLRRCQTEGVFGAVRHRGAEEAGAVFVKVSLLDGNAMLYVPAPQTSYEDGRPVDRFFVPAAPQPMPESAVEERLTKELRFDPDAWIVETEDRAGRHFLDLAKV from the coding sequence ATGCGTTTGAAATCCAACATATGGGTCGCGGCCTATTTGCGCCGGTGCCAGACCGAGGGCGTGTTCGGCGCGGTGCGCCATCGCGGCGCCGAGGAGGCGGGCGCGGTGTTCGTCAAAGTGTCGCTGCTCGACGGCAATGCGATGCTCTACGTGCCGGCGCCGCAGACGTCTTACGAGGACGGTCGGCCCGTCGATCGCTTCTTCGTGCCGGCCGCGCCGCAGCCGATGCCGGAATCCGCGGTGGAAGAGCGCCTGACCAAGGAGCTTCGGTTCGATCCGGATGCCTGGATCGTCGAGACCGAAGACCGCGCGGGAAGGCACTTTCTCGATCTGGCAAAGGTGTAG
- a CDS encoding LysR family transcriptional regulator, protein MDIRELRYFAAVYRERNLTAAARTCFVSQPSISTAITNLEAELGTTLFIRHKKGVAPTASAEQFHALARRIIDEADAARSLFRKPSTKITLTLGLMRTLDVTRTIALLKPLTARSDIALRLVGSEERADARIVSKSMLGDDEHFVPLWSERYVAALPPSHPLTLKEKLRAADLADAAMIDRCHCEQSAFFGRTSARRPSAAIAQSEDWAMALVAAGVGIAIVPEGVAKGYPDVAVREIDVRVKREVGFAYRASMPLADALKDFVGKLRKQRRKPERTGQRRVGKRRD, encoded by the coding sequence ATGGACATCCGCGAGCTTCGCTACTTCGCCGCCGTTTATCGAGAACGCAACCTCACGGCTGCGGCCCGCACCTGCTTCGTGTCGCAGCCGTCGATCTCGACCGCCATCACCAATCTGGAGGCCGAGCTCGGCACCACGCTGTTCATCCGCCACAAGAAGGGCGTCGCACCCACCGCCTCGGCCGAGCAGTTCCATGCGCTGGCCCGCCGCATCATCGACGAGGCCGACGCGGCGCGCAGCCTGTTCCGCAAGCCCAGCACGAAGATCACGCTGACCCTCGGCCTGATGCGCACGCTGGACGTGACCCGGACGATCGCCCTGCTGAAGCCGCTGACGGCACGCAGCGACATCGCGCTCCGGCTCGTCGGCAGCGAGGAGCGCGCGGATGCAAGGATCGTCTCGAAGAGCATGCTTGGGGATGACGAGCATTTCGTCCCGCTGTGGAGCGAGCGTTATGTCGCGGCGCTGCCGCCATCGCATCCGTTGACGCTGAAGGAGAAGCTTCGCGCCGCCGACCTCGCCGACGCAGCCATGATCGACCGCTGCCATTGCGAGCAGAGCGCGTTCTTCGGCCGCACGTCGGCGCGGCGTCCATCTGCGGCGATCGCGCAATCGGAGGATTGGGCGATGGCGCTGGTCGCGGCCGGCGTCGGCATCGCCATCGTCCCGGAGGGCGTGGCAAAGGGCTATCCTGACGTCGCCGTCAGGGAGATCGATGTGAGGGTCAAACGCGAGGTCGGGTTCGCCTACCGCGCGTCGATGCCTCTCGCGGATGCATTGAAGGACTTCGTCGGGAAGCTGCGGAAGCAGCGCCGCAAGCCCGAGCGGACCGGGCAGCGCCGCGTTGGCAAACGTCGTGATTGA
- a CDS encoding MacB family efflux pump subunit: protein MTGPIIALDKVRREFTAGDTKVVALDDLSLSIAPGEMVAIIGSSGSGKSTLLNILGCLDRPSSGSYRVAGKNVAELDADALAALRREHFGFIFQRYHLLGDLSAAANVEIPAVYAGIGARERRLRAEALLTRLGVGDRGGHRPNQLSGGQQQRVSIARALINGAEVFLADEPTGALDRRSGEEVLKILEELHLEGRTIIIVTHDDDVAARAGRIIELRDGRIVSDRRAETATVSEPPPVTSRTTQHGDAGWASALGRLREASRMALVAMAAHRLRAFLTMLGIIIGIAAVSSVVALGNASQRKVLSDISSLGTNTIEVFPGKDFGDARAGKIKTLVLGDARALERQAFIAGVTPTVSTSTTVRYRGNESNVLVNGVGESYFLVKGAKLAKGRLFGSEAVHNIERQVVIDENTRKTFFADDQTAGIGRIIWLGKVPCRIVGVIAQQQGGFGSNQNLSVYLPYTTVQAQFTGDSSLRSVLLRISDDVSTSLAQDAVTTLLTQRHSTRDFVILNTDDIRRTITSTTQTLAFLVAAIAVISLIVGGIGVMNIMLVSVSERISEIGVRMAVGARRSDILQQFLVEATLISSIGGIAGILIAVLLGTAINIAIPGFGVSYSPFSIGAAFLTSTGIGIGFGFFPARRAAFLDPVVALSRD, encoded by the coding sequence ATGACGGGCCCCATCATCGCGCTGGACAAGGTCCGCCGCGAGTTCACAGCCGGCGACACCAAGGTGGTCGCGCTCGATGATCTCTCATTGAGCATCGCGCCGGGCGAGATGGTCGCCATCATCGGCTCATCCGGCTCGGGCAAATCGACACTGCTCAACATCCTCGGCTGCCTCGACCGCCCGAGCTCCGGGAGCTATCGCGTCGCGGGCAAGAACGTCGCCGAGCTCGACGCCGACGCGCTGGCGGCGCTGCGTCGCGAGCATTTCGGCTTCATCTTCCAGCGCTACCATCTGCTCGGCGACCTCTCCGCCGCCGCGAATGTCGAGATCCCCGCCGTCTATGCCGGCATCGGCGCACGGGAGCGGCGGCTACGCGCAGAAGCGCTGCTGACCCGTCTCGGCGTCGGCGATCGAGGCGGCCATCGCCCGAACCAGCTCTCGGGCGGCCAGCAGCAGCGCGTCTCGATCGCCCGGGCCCTGATCAACGGCGCCGAGGTCTTCCTGGCCGACGAACCCACCGGCGCGCTCGACCGCCGCAGCGGTGAAGAGGTGCTGAAGATCCTCGAAGAGCTGCATCTCGAAGGGCGCACCATCATCATCGTGACCCACGACGACGATGTCGCCGCACGGGCCGGCCGCATCATCGAGCTCAGGGACGGCAGGATCGTCTCCGACCGTCGTGCGGAGACCGCGACGGTCTCGGAGCCGCCTCCGGTCACATCCCGCACGACGCAGCACGGCGACGCCGGCTGGGCGAGCGCATTGGGCCGGCTGCGGGAGGCCTCGCGCATGGCGCTGGTCGCGATGGCCGCGCACCGGCTGCGCGCTTTCCTGACCATGCTCGGAATCATCATCGGCATCGCCGCCGTGTCTTCCGTCGTTGCGCTCGGCAACGCCTCCCAGCGCAAGGTTCTGTCGGACATCTCGAGTCTCGGCACCAATACGATCGAGGTGTTTCCGGGCAAGGATTTCGGCGACGCGCGCGCCGGCAAGATCAAGACGCTCGTGCTCGGCGACGCCCGCGCGCTGGAGCGGCAGGCTTTCATTGCCGGCGTAACGCCGACGGTGTCGACCAGCACGACGGTGCGTTATCGCGGCAATGAATCCAACGTGCTGGTCAACGGCGTCGGCGAGAGCTATTTCCTGGTCAAGGGCGCAAAACTGGCAAAGGGCCGCCTGTTCGGCAGCGAGGCGGTCCACAACATCGAGCGCCAGGTCGTCATCGACGAGAACACGCGCAAGACCTTCTTCGCCGACGACCAGACCGCGGGGATCGGCCGCATCATCTGGCTCGGCAAGGTGCCGTGCCGGATCGTCGGCGTGATCGCTCAACAGCAGGGCGGGTTCGGCTCGAACCAGAACCTGTCGGTCTATCTCCCCTACACCACCGTGCAGGCGCAGTTCACCGGCGACTCGTCCTTGCGCAGCGTGCTGCTGCGGATCAGCGACGATGTCTCGACCAGCCTGGCGCAGGATGCGGTCACCACGCTGCTGACGCAACGCCACAGCACCAGGGATTTCGTCATCCTCAACACCGACGACATCCGCCGCACCATCACCAGCACGACCCAGACGCTGGCCTTCCTGGTGGCCGCCATCGCGGTGATCTCGCTGATCGTCGGCGGCATCGGCGTGATGAACATCATGCTGGTGTCGGTGTCCGAGCGGATCAGCGAGATCGGCGTCCGCATGGCGGTCGGCGCGAGGCGCAGCGACATCCTCCAGCAGTTTCTGGTGGAAGCGACGCTGATCTCCTCGATCGGCGGCATCGCCGGTATTCTGATCGCGGTGCTGCTCGGCACCGCCATCAACATCGCGATTCCCGGATTTGGCGTGAGCTATTCGCCGTTCTCGATCGGAGCGGCATTCCTGACCTCGACCGGGATCGGCATCGGCTTCGGCTTCTTTCCCGCCCGCCGCGCCGCCTTCCTCGATCCCGTGGTGGCGCTGAGCCGTGACTGA
- a CDS encoding ATP-binding protein — translation MIRAADIVSLFSFRRISGQIAALILVSLVFIHVSVAAYFLLGRPKLLSDRPFEQFELIAQIVANTPQTSRPVVLDSINQTFPTLKIQLRDRVSASSEPLPKLTPLNVPSAIEGRADLIRGASPDGDRLWFYLSKDEVLEATIGSFKMPAFVSGLWTSTLLFLVASVTLLGVWAGRALSSPLSAFAREAENFSLNRSSAPLPESGPEEIRSAARALNRMRERITTLMNDRTRMLAAISHDLRTPITRLRLRSEYIEDQTQRAQTVRDLDQMQSMLESVLSLLRSESPAKPTLVDVAALLQTVSDQFSDCGHAVSYRGPARATLTVRPDEITRAVTNLVDNAIRLAGDVSVELSITKGQMLIDVADDGPGIPDERKAAMLEPFVRGEDARTMDETAGFGLGLSIAQSIVAAHGGRLILLDNAPRGLRVRLLLPDASLESQP, via the coding sequence ATGATCCGCGCCGCCGACATCGTTTCGTTGTTCAGCTTCCGCCGCATCAGCGGCCAGATCGCGGCGCTGATCCTGGTCTCGCTGGTCTTCATCCATGTCTCGGTCGCAGCATATTTTCTGCTGGGCCGGCCCAAGCTGCTTTCGGACCGGCCGTTCGAGCAGTTCGAGTTGATCGCCCAGATCGTCGCCAACACGCCGCAGACCAGCCGCCCCGTCGTGCTCGACAGTATCAACCAAACCTTTCCGACCCTGAAAATCCAGTTACGCGACCGCGTATCCGCCAGTTCGGAGCCGTTGCCGAAGCTGACGCCCCTGAATGTCCCATCGGCGATCGAAGGTCGGGCCGATCTCATTCGCGGCGCGAGCCCGGACGGCGATCGCCTGTGGTTCTACCTGAGCAAGGACGAGGTGCTCGAGGCCACGATCGGATCATTCAAGATGCCGGCCTTCGTCAGCGGGCTCTGGACCAGCACGTTGCTGTTCCTGGTGGCGAGCGTGACGCTGCTCGGCGTCTGGGCCGGACGCGCCCTCTCCTCGCCGCTGTCGGCCTTTGCGCGCGAGGCGGAGAATTTCAGCCTGAACCGGTCGTCGGCGCCACTGCCCGAGAGCGGCCCGGAGGAGATCAGATCCGCCGCGCGCGCGCTCAACCGGATGCGCGAACGCATCACCACGCTGATGAACGACCGAACCCGCATGCTGGCGGCCATCAGCCACGATCTGCGCACCCCGATCACGCGCTTGCGGCTGCGCTCGGAATATATCGAGGATCAGACGCAGCGCGCGCAAACCGTGCGCGACCTGGACCAGATGCAATCGATGCTGGAATCCGTGCTGTCGCTGCTGCGCAGCGAAAGCCCGGCAAAGCCGACCCTGGTGGACGTTGCCGCCCTGCTCCAGACGGTCAGCGACCAGTTCTCCGATTGCGGTCATGCAGTGAGCTATCGCGGCCCCGCAAGGGCCACGCTGACCGTGCGTCCCGACGAGATCACCCGCGCGGTGACGAACCTGGTCGACAATGCGATCCGGCTTGCAGGCGACGTCAGCGTCGAACTGTCGATCACGAAAGGACAGATGCTGATCGATGTCGCCGATGACGGGCCCGGCATTCCCGACGAACGGAAAGCGGCGATGCTGGAGCCGTTCGTGCGCGGCGAGGATGCCCGCACCATGGACGAGACGGCCGGCTTCGGCCTGGGTCTTTCGATCGCGCAATCCATCGTCGCGGCCCATGGCGGGCGGCTCATCCTGCTCGACAACGCTCCCAGGGGCCTGCGTGTCCGCCTGCTGCTGCCCGATGCGAGCCTGGAGAGCCAGCCCTGA
- a CDS encoding response regulator encodes MTGVTQNILVVEDDRPTRELIARYLREHAFAVETVTNGREMDRYLSQNRADLIVLDLMLPGEDGLSLCRRLRIESPTPVIILTAKGEDVDRILGLEMGADDYLAKPFNPRELLARINAVLRRRNSASSPGAAVTRLKFQSWTIDLRLRELRDPEGAQVPLTSAEFDLLQAFCERPGRILTRDSLLNITRGRPENGFGRSIDVLVSRLRRKLDRTEGTSVIRTVRIGGYIFTPVVEEA; translated from the coding sequence ATGACCGGCGTCACTCAGAACATCCTGGTCGTCGAGGACGACCGGCCAACCCGCGAGCTCATCGCGCGCTATTTGCGCGAGCATGCGTTCGCCGTCGAGACCGTCACCAACGGCCGCGAGATGGACCGTTATCTTTCGCAGAACCGCGCCGACCTGATCGTGCTCGATCTGATGCTGCCGGGGGAGGACGGCCTCAGCCTGTGCCGGCGCCTGCGCATCGAGAGCCCGACGCCTGTGATCATCCTCACGGCGAAGGGCGAGGATGTCGATCGAATCCTCGGCCTCGAGATGGGCGCCGACGACTATCTGGCAAAACCGTTCAACCCGCGCGAACTGCTCGCCAGAATCAACGCGGTCCTGCGTCGCCGGAACAGCGCATCGTCTCCAGGGGCCGCGGTGACACGCCTGAAGTTTCAGAGCTGGACGATTGACCTCAGGCTCCGGGAGCTGCGCGATCCCGAGGGTGCACAGGTGCCGCTGACGAGCGCCGAGTTCGATCTGCTGCAGGCCTTCTGCGAACGGCCGGGCCGCATCCTGACCCGCGACAGCCTCCTCAACATCACGCGCGGACGTCCCGAAAACGGCTTTGGCCGCAGCATCGACGTGCTGGTCAGCCGGCTGCGCCGCAAGCTCGACCGGACGGAAGGCACCTCGGTCATCAGGACCGTCCGCATCGGCGGCTACATCTTCACGCCTGTCGTGGAGGAGGCATGA
- a CDS encoding DUF2336 domain-containing protein, which produces MTKSLFPGFDGLMTLSRREGVDVRPTLLRVLTDLYVQTSTHSEDEQRQFIELATRLIDQVDDGTRASVKAKLAIYPQTPVPVLQKLGLVAAQEGRRIPLAREIPRLSPAPSPARPPTEAEQRMAASMAMQPKEAAEIHDMFFRADASQRALILHNLAQTPLKAAPRIPTVHAKRAIQVLEMAAIAGDVESFTYELGDTLILPARVATQIVEDAGGEALAVAARALDMPSPNFQRILLFFKPAIGTSVNEVYRLSRLYDRLSDRSALVMLAAWRGSTLAVTRAKYQPSLHDNDRQRARAGASQSRPSLQPGSSPAVRTGSGGSER; this is translated from the coding sequence ATGACCAAGTCGCTGTTTCCCGGATTCGATGGGCTGATGACGCTCTCCCGCCGCGAGGGCGTGGATGTTCGCCCCACCCTGCTGCGCGTGCTGACCGACCTCTATGTCCAGACCAGCACCCACAGCGAGGACGAGCAGCGGCAATTCATCGAGCTTGCGACGCGGCTGATCGACCAGGTCGACGACGGGACGCGCGCTTCCGTCAAGGCAAAGCTTGCGATCTATCCGCAGACGCCGGTTCCGGTGCTCCAGAAGCTCGGGCTGGTCGCGGCCCAGGAAGGCCGCAGGATTCCGCTCGCGCGCGAAATCCCGCGCCTTTCGCCCGCCCCCTCGCCTGCCCGTCCGCCGACCGAGGCCGAGCAGCGCATGGCCGCCAGCATGGCGATGCAGCCGAAGGAAGCGGCCGAGATCCACGACATGTTCTTCCGCGCCGATGCGAGCCAGCGCGCGCTGATCCTGCACAATCTGGCGCAGACGCCGCTGAAGGCCGCGCCGCGGATTCCGACCGTGCATGCCAAGCGCGCGATCCAGGTCCTGGAAATGGCGGCCATTGCGGGCGACGTCGAGAGCTTCACCTACGAGCTCGGCGACACCTTGATCCTGCCCGCCCGCGTCGCCACGCAGATCGTCGAGGACGCCGGCGGCGAGGCGCTTGCGGTCGCCGCACGCGCGCTCGACATGCCGAGCCCGAACTTCCAGCGCATCCTCTTGTTCTTCAAGCCCGCGATCGGCACGTCCGTGAACGAAGTCTACCGGCTGTCGCGGCTCTACGACCGCCTCAGCGACCGCTCCGCGCTGGTGATGCTCGCCGCCTGGCGCGGCTCGACCCTCGCCGTCACGCGCGCCAAGTATCAGCCCTCGCTGCATGACAACGACCGCCAGCGCGCCCGCGCGGGCGCCAGCCAGTCGCGGCCGAGCCTGCAGCCCGGCTCGAGCCCGGCGGTGCGCACCGGCAGCGGCGGATCAGAGCGCTAA